The genomic region ATAGATGTCATTGCACCATTCCCAGAGTAGCCCATGCATATCATACAAGCCCCAGGCATTGGGAATCAGCTTTGCCACCTCAACACTGTCATCATAGGTGCAAGGCCCCCATCCGATTTCATCAAAAACGAGGTTCCCACAGTGGATTTGGTAGTCGCCATTGCCATTGGCGAAGTACGTATCTGTTCCTGCTCGACAGGCATACTCCCATTCCGCCTCCGTAGGCAGTCGAAATCCTTCGGCATTGTAAGGGTCATTGCCGTTACATAGCCAGGTGTTGTGGTCGTAGGCTGCGGGTATACCCTGCTTCAGGCTCATCCAGTTACAGATCGAAGCGGCACCGTACCAGGTAACTCCGCGAAGGGGACGGTTGGCGTAGACAGTGCTAAACACACCATCGCTGAATTCAAAGTCATTGCTGAATAGATATAAAAGAACTTCGTTTTCAGTCCCAAGATTGTCGATTATCTTACGTTCGTAAGGATTCTCATCATCCCAATTGACATCCACATACCCCTGCTCATAGGCCCACTGAAGTAATTCGAGACCTTCCCCACGCGTCATTTCCGTAATTGACATCTCAAAAGGAGTTGTCAGTGTCACCAAATTCGTGATAAAAGAGGGTGCGCATTTCCGCTGCCGAGGGCAAGGAAATGATAAGAATGAAAATCAGAATGGAAAAAACCGCGCATTTCCCTTGCTTACCCCTCCTCATCGAATCAGGACTATCTTGAGGGACAGGGGAAATCTCTCTCCCCCCTCGAAACTTGCAAAGTAGACCCCGGAAGGCAGGGGGCTTCCTGTCCCCGAAATGCCATTCCACTATTAGGTAGCCATCAGTTGCTGGCACGAAAAACCCGGAAGGACTAACGAAATTATTGCAGAATTCAGACAGACTTGCCAAGTCCTGTATTGAACTCATAAATGTGAAACCCACGATCTCGGTTCACAGATAGACATCTTGCCCGTGACGATCATGGCCTTGCGAATCGCTCTGAAGATCTGCGAAAGGCGGGGCATCGGATTGGAATCCTGATCGATTGGACTTCCGACGCCGGGTTTTCATTGAGATCAAGATATGAAGGCTGGCTCTTTGAATGCTCCTGTCATAGATTGTGGATGTCACTCCACCCCTCTGCTAGGCGCTCCGCACCGACCAGAGCACTCCCGAGACCGGAGTAAGTATGGATCACGTATCGCAGGCCCCCGTGCACAGTTTTCACATCCCCGTCATGGGCACCGGGTTCACTATCGACACGCCCTTGAAGGTGGCCCGCTTCGGCATCGCCTCAGTGGTGTCGCTGGTGGACGACGTCCTCATCGAGCAGATGCGCCTGAAAATCTGCATGGAGCACGGCGAGCCCTACGATCCCATCGAGGACCACGATGACGACGCCCGCGCCCGCCGCATCACCGCTTACCTCGACCTGCTCTATACCATCGTGCATCGCCAAATCGAACGAGTGCGCGGTGCCGTCTTCGAGGCCGGCAGCGAAATTGTCCGTTACTTCGAACTCCTGCCGCCCTCGCCCCTTCGCGAGCTCTATGAGCGCATGCAGGCCACCGCCGACCCCACGCTTCGCAGGCAGCTCCAGGATAGCTTGCGCAAGTTCGTCAAGCCGGGCCCCATCGACATCAACATCATGACCAAGCTCGACCGCGACCAAGACAGCAGCGGTCAGAAATTTCCCGAGCGATGCTCCGACGCCCTGAGCGCCCTGCGCGGATTCATGAACAGCCGCGTCGATGCCTCGGTGGTGCTGTCGGCGGGCATGAACCGCCGACTCTTCTCCTACATGGCCGAGTTCGCCGACATGTTCCCCGACAAACATGGGGATCTGCGAAAGCGTATCGTGCTGAAAGTGAGCGACTACCGTTCGGCCGCACTACAGGGCAAGCTGCTGGCCAAGCTGGGCCTGCATGTTTCGGAGTTTCGCGTGGAGTCGGGACTCAACTGCGGCGGCCATGCCTTCGGCGGCAAGGGCCAGCTCATGGCGCTCATCCTCGATGATTTCAAGCGGGAGAAGGACAATCTGGTCCAGAACCTGCGCAAGATTCGTCGGCAGGCGCTGGACGCAATGGGACGCAGCGAGCCGTCGGGTGAGCCCGCTCCTGTTCGCGTCACCGCGCAGGGCGGCATCGGCAGTGCCCAGGAGGACGCACTTCTGCGCGATCATTACAATGTGGATGGTACGGGCTGGGGCAGCGCCTTTCTCTTCGTGCCCGAAGTCGTCAACATCGATAGCGAGAGCCTTGCTCAGCTCCCGGCCGCCGGCGAAGACGATATCGAACTCAGCGCCGCCTCGCCTCTGGGCGTTCCGTTCTGGTCGCTGCGAAGTTCGGCCAGCGAAGAGAACCGCCGCAAGCGTATCGCCGACGGCAAGCCGGGCAGCCGGTGTCCCAAAGGCTACTTGATGTCCAACTCCGAGTTCACCACCACGCCCGCCTGCACCGCCAGCCGCGCATTTCAGCGACGCAAGCTGGAGGAGATCGCCGCCTCGACACTAGGGCCCGCTGAAAAGCGGCAGGCCCAAAATTCCGTATTAGCCAAGGCCTGCATCTGCCACGATCTGGCCGGCGGCGCCACGGGTCCCACGGACATCGATCCCGCCGCGACCACGGCCGTCTGCTGCGGTCCCAATACCGCCTACTTCAATGAGGTGACTTCGCTCGACGGAATGGTCGATCACATCTACGGACGCGCGAACTTGCCGCTCAGTAACAAGCGACCGCACATGTTGCTCAAAGAACTGTCCCTGCATCTGGAATCGCTGCGCAAGGATATCGCCCGGCAGGGCGAGGATCCGTCCGATCGCCTGGCCAAAACCATCGCGGAGTGCCGCGACAATCTGCAGCGAGGCGTGCAGCACTACCGCGCGCTTGCCGACAAGATCGTGGCGTCGCAGCGCGAGTCCTTCGCAACGCGGTTGGAGACCCTGAAGCAAGAGCTGACCGATCTATTCTCAGCGTGAAGAAGACGAGTCGCTGAGAGTATCGCCTTCGCCCGTCACCCGGAAGAGCCGTTTCGTTTATTGTCAGTCGCACTACTGAAGAGTTAGTTGCCGACAAAGGCTGCATCTACGGCAAAGCGGCTCTGCTCTGAGTCGGGGAGTTTCTGGCGAGCGACCACTTTTTCAAGGGCAAGGTCCAATACCAGCACTTCCGAACCGCCGGCTACGGTCAGCGCCATCCACCGTCCATCGGGACTGATCTGACCCAACTGGGGATTCCTTCCGATCGACAGTGTTCGTGCTGCTTCCTCCGACCCGCGCGGGTAGAAGCTCAGGAGATCGTCTGCACTGTCAGGGCCTCCCATTTCCCCCAGCCAAAAGCCGCTAGCATCGGGAAGATAGTGCACGCGGCTCGGGTGCCGACCCGCAGGAAAACGCCGCAGGATGGAAAGATCCTCCAGGCGATGAAAGACCAGTTCGCCCTGCCTTCGGGCCCTTTCCCCGGGAAGCCCCAGACAGGCCACTGCGAGTTCGCCTCCGAGGGGATCAAGACTGAGGTCATGGGGTGCGGGACCCGTGGGGTGCACCTCGACCACGGCCCGGCCCGGGACATCAATCACCGAAATCGTGTTCTCTCCCAGGTTTGCTACAAAGAGGCGAAGTCCATCGGGCGAGAATACAAGACTGCGGGGATCTTCGCCCACCTCCAGCGTGACCAGACGCTGCCGGTCTTCCACTCGATAGAGACTGACCTTGGCTTCCTTCAGTTGAAAGGCCACCACCGCGCTGTGGCTCACTGCGAACAGCTTGCCATCGGGGGAGAAGGCACCGCCCTGAACCGTGCGTCCCGCAGGGATGCGAGACAGTGCAGAATCGCTCCTGCAATCAATGAGCAACAGATCCCGACTTCCCTCACAACTGACCCAGGCTTCCTTGCCATCGGGACTGACGGCCAGTCGAGCGCAGACATTGCCAGCGGGAATGTTCTTCAGGGGACGAAGATCGGGGACCGAATAGACCCAGACCCTGCCGAGACCATCAGGCAGTCGGAACTGGGGAACATAGAGTCTGTAAGGAGAGGGCGGCTCCTTGGCACAGGAAAGGAGAAGGAAGATAAGGAGAAGGAAGACTCGCTTCATCCGGCATCCAACTCGTCAACGATCCCCACCACCAGGGAACGCACCGGTGCCGTGGAGTCGCCCAGTATCTGCCGGGAGCCATTGCCTTCATCGAGTACGAGTACTTGCTCTCCCGCGCCTGCGCCCACAGAATCGAGAGCAATGAGATACTTGCCCGTAGCCTCGCCCCTGGCATCAAGGTGGTCAATGATCAGAAGCCGATGCTTCTCCATGGCCGGGTGATGAATGGTCGAATAGATGCGCCCTGCAACGCGGCCGAGAATCATGCTTCCTCTCCATCCACCTGCCGACCATCAACAATCCCGACAATAGCATGATCCACAGGCACAAAGCTGGGATCCAGGGTAAGGGCCGCCTCCCGGCTGGCCTCCCAGTAGACGGTTTCTCCGTGTCCTGCCATTCGAGTGCCGTCGGCACAAAGAAAGGCCGTGCCCTCTTCCCTTCCGTGTTTGTCCAGAGGCTGCACCCAGAGGAGGGGAACACCTTCGAGTCCTTCGTATACCACTGCGGGCACAAGGCTGCCAATCACCCTACCCAGAAACATTTTCCGCACCTCCGGGTTCATGCAGGGGACATCCCGCGAAGCTCGTTCCCTTGTCAAGCATC from Candidatus Krumholzibacteriia bacterium harbors:
- a CDS encoding EutN/CcmL family microcompartment protein, coding for MFLGRVIGSLVPAVVYEGLEGVPLLWVQPLDKHGREEGTAFLCADGTRMAGHGETVYWEASREAALTLDPSFVPVDHAIVGIVDGRQVDGEEA
- a CDS encoding formylglycine-generating enzyme family protein, which gives rise to MTLTTPFEMSITEMTRGEGLELLQWAYEQGYVDVNWDDENPYERKIIDNLGTENEVLLYLFSNDFEFSDGVFSTVYANRPLRGVTWYGAASICNWMSLKQGIPAAYDHNTWLCNGNDPYNAEGFRLPTEAEWEYACRAGTDTYFANGNGDYQIHCGNLVFDEIGWGPCTYDDSVEVAKLIPNAWGLYDMHGLLWEWCNDIYAEYPDSAVTDPVGPESGWFYVKRGGSFSFTPLFCRSANRSRYRPDRSVAGVRYVRSLQ
- a CDS encoding EutN/CcmL family microcompartment protein, whose protein sequence is MILGRVAGRIYSTIHHPAMEKHRLLIIDHLDARGEATGKYLIALDSVGAGAGEQVLVLDEGNGSRQILGDSTAPVRSLVVGIVDELDAG